A portion of the Sabethes cyaneus chromosome 3, idSabCyanKW18_F2, whole genome shotgun sequence genome contains these proteins:
- the LOC128743372 gene encoding leucine-rich repeat protein 1: protein MKLICETCVISRAVPSTKRVFQKTVLAIGKNVDKKSEETVIMLITNANKAGTKYNIKKNISKIFTRFLSEGKVTISFRIPEHDVQVKSEVVQLTGFLKVLKSVLTGEQATGDGSSVPVKLPCLTVANKKTSVLSSAKVLATKCVIKSRGDYPLKGFSRNLVSLTISDIKLSRFDPQILLLKNLRSLNLTNNCLERLPSALGQLRLSDLDISGNALQNDKWEWLTNPAIQSSLQSLRIAQNNLTYFPINLIYTRALVKVDLQSNHIQKLPFAVWKMSQLRFLNLSKNQITAVPESMSRMKLDQVDLSENKLATDSLTVPDLRIADVRGQVPALWEMAARVVVARKIYYTTGMIPFLLVEIMNRTPICGCGLLCFTSKVYERAKVIKLNCQHLILNSNHVLYADSVFCSQRCSARQ, encoded by the coding sequence ATGAAGCTAATATGCGAAACGTGCGTGATTAGCCGAGCGGTGCCGTCTACTAAGCGAGTGTTTCAAAAAACTGTTCTGGCTATCGGTAAGAACGTTGACAAAAAATCCGAGGAAACGGTCATCATGCTGATAACGAATGCCAATAAGGCAGGTACGAAGTACAATATCAAAAAGAATATTAGCAAAATTTTTACGCGCTTCCTATCGGAAGGAAAGGTTACCATCTCGTTTCGCATTCCGGAGCATGACGTCCAAGTAAAAAGCGAGGTTGTTCAACTGACCGGATTTCTGAAAGTGCTCAAGTCAGTACTAACTGGAGAACAGGCAACCGGCGATGGAAGTTCGGTGCCGGTGAAATTACCCTGCCTTACAGTGGCGAACAAGAAAACTTCAGTTTTATCCTCCGCGAAAGTACTCGCCACGAAATGTGTAATCAAAAGCAGGGGAGATTACCCACTGAAAGGATTCTCCCGCAATCTTGTGAGTTTAACGATTTCGGATATCAAGCTGTCACGTTTTGATCCGCAAATTCTTTTGCTGAAAAACCTACGCTCTCTTAATTTGACAAACAATTGCTTAGAAAGACTGCCTAGCGCACTCGGTCAGCTAAGGCTTAGCGATCTGGACATATCGGGAAACGCACTTCAAAACGACAAATGGGAGTGGCTGACGAACCCTGCCATCCAATCCAGCCTTCAAAGTCTGCGCATTGCCCAGAATAACTTAACATATTTCCCAATCAATCTCATATACACACGTGCGCTCGTCAAAGTCGACCTACAGTCGAATCACATCCAAAAGCTACCGTTTGCCGTATGGAAAATGTCCCAGCTACGTTTCCTCAATTTGTCAAAAAACCAAATAACTGCCGTGCCAGAATCCATGAGCCGTATGAAACTGGACCAAGTGGATCTGTCGGAAAATAAACTCGCAACCGATTCACTGACGGTGCCGGATCTGAGAATCGCGGACGTGCGCGGTCAAGTTCCAGCCCTGTGGGAAATGGCTGCTCGAGTCGTCGTGGCCCGTAAGATATATTACACAACGGGAATGATTCCATTCTTGCTGGTTGAGATTATGAACCGGACGCCGATCTGCGGATGTGGATTGCTCTGTTTTACCTCCAAAGTTTACGAACGAGCCAAGGTGATAAAGCTGAACTGCCAGCATTTGATTTTGAACAGCAATCACGTTCTTTACGCCGATAGCGTGTTTTGCAGTCAACGGTGCAGTGCGAGGCAGTAG